In a single window of the Octopus sinensis linkage group LG1, ASM634580v1, whole genome shotgun sequence genome:
- the LOC115216232 gene encoding N-acetylglucosamine-1-phosphotransferase subunit gamma isoform X2 produces MKTYVAVFLTLSCVLLLYLNCCDGKTFDVKLLEEPSGLWSHNEEDKPLVMQINPANFSGPPHFRSLIGKCFNKSDNMYQYKFCPFFNVTQHELSLRWNPYNGILGVWQDWEIANNTFTAMLLKEGDKCGSISRTSRVVFECAPEHQLKNVSEPRTCEYLFTFQTPFVCHPNAMLVYPTLEDHLRDAWDELEGQYVREEITKKGYNKELTKIFQRAGFIQTGTKPLSKKSSDMLSSNNSNTGNNQFTSLEQCTAAFNILQAEIEGLRTLLMLKEVKSSKSYFNISDHHRGGKIPTN; encoded by the exons ATGGAAAAACCTTTGATGTAAAACTTCTGGAAGAACCTTCAGGTTTATG gaGTCATAATGAGGAAGACAAACCTCTGGTTATGCAAATAAATCCTGCCAACTTCAGTGGACCTCCCCATTTTAGGTCACTCATTGGCAAATGTTTCAATAAATCTGATAATAT GTACCAGTATAAATTCTGTCCATTCTTCAATGTAACTCAGCATGAACTTTCTCTGAGATGGAATCCTTACAATGGTATACTCGG TGTATGGCAGGATTGGGAAATTGCTAACAATACATTTACAGCTATGTTACTAAAGGAAGGCGATAAATGTGGATCTATCTCACGTACATCACGA GTTGTCTTTGAATGTGCTCCAGAACACCAGCTAAAAAATGTTTCAGAACCTCGAACATGTGAATACCTATTTACATTCCAAACTCCTTTTGTATGTCATCCTAATGCAATGTTGGTTTACCCAACATTGGAGGACCATTTGAGAGATGCTTGGGATGAGCTCGAAGGACAATATGTTCGTGAAGAAATTACTAAGAAG GGGTACAACAAAGAACTGACCAAAATATTTCAGAGAGCTGGTTTTATTCAGACTGGTACAAAACCATTGAGTAAAAAATCAAGTGATATGCTATCAAGTAACAATAGCAATACTGGAAATAATCAATTCACTTCGCTTGAGCAATGTACTGCG gCATTTAACATACTTCAAGCAGAAATTGAGGGTTTACGCACTCTACTAATGCTGAAGGAAGTGAAGAGTAGTAAGTCCTATTTCAATATTAGTGATCACCATAGAGGAGGAAAGATACCAACGAACTGA
- the LOC115216232 gene encoding N-acetylglucosamine-1-phosphotransferase subunit gamma isoform X4, whose translation MKTYVAVFLTLSCVLLLYLNCCDGKTFDVKLLEEPSGLWSHNEEDKPLVMQINPANFSGPPHFRSLIGKCFNKSDNMYQYKFCPFFNVTQHELSLRWNPYNGILGVWQDWEIANNTFTAMLLKEGDKCGSISRTSRVVFECAPEHQLKNVSEPRTCEYLFTFQTPFVCHPNAMLVYPTLEDHLRDAWDELEGQYVREEITKKGYNKELTKIFQRAGFIQTGTKPLSKKSSDMLSSNNSNTGNNQFTSLEQCTAVSPRK comes from the exons ATGGAAAAACCTTTGATGTAAAACTTCTGGAAGAACCTTCAGGTTTATG gaGTCATAATGAGGAAGACAAACCTCTGGTTATGCAAATAAATCCTGCCAACTTCAGTGGACCTCCCCATTTTAGGTCACTCATTGGCAAATGTTTCAATAAATCTGATAATAT GTACCAGTATAAATTCTGTCCATTCTTCAATGTAACTCAGCATGAACTTTCTCTGAGATGGAATCCTTACAATGGTATACTCGG TGTATGGCAGGATTGGGAAATTGCTAACAATACATTTACAGCTATGTTACTAAAGGAAGGCGATAAATGTGGATCTATCTCACGTACATCACGA GTTGTCTTTGAATGTGCTCCAGAACACCAGCTAAAAAATGTTTCAGAACCTCGAACATGTGAATACCTATTTACATTCCAAACTCCTTTTGTATGTCATCCTAATGCAATGTTGGTTTACCCAACATTGGAGGACCATTTGAGAGATGCTTGGGATGAGCTCGAAGGACAATATGTTCGTGAAGAAATTACTAAGAAG GGGTACAACAAAGAACTGACCAAAATATTTCAGAGAGCTGGTTTTATTCAGACTGGTACAAAACCATTGAGTAAAAAATCAAGTGATATGCTATCAAGTAACAATAGCAATACTGGAAATAATCAATTCACTTCGCTTGAGCAATGTACTGCG gtctcaccaaggaaatga
- the LOC115216232 gene encoding N-acetylglucosamine-1-phosphotransferase subunit gamma isoform X3, whose translation MKTYVAVFLTLSCVLLLYLNCCDGKTFDVKLLEEPSGLWSHNEEDKPLVMQINPANFSGPPHFRSLIGKCFNKSDNMYQYKFCPFFNVTQHELSLRWNPYNGILGVWQDWEIANNTFTAMLLKEGDKCGSISRTSRVVFECAPEHQLKNVSEPRTCEYLFTFQTPFVCHPNAMLVYPTLEDHLRDAWDELEGQYVREEITKKGYNKELTKIFQRAGFIQTGTKPLSKKSSDMLSSNNSNTGNNQFTSLEQCTAMTTWQTLIILQKQMSSVPGHVTSFHSLNRRDRNNTFDC comes from the exons ATGGAAAAACCTTTGATGTAAAACTTCTGGAAGAACCTTCAGGTTTATG gaGTCATAATGAGGAAGACAAACCTCTGGTTATGCAAATAAATCCTGCCAACTTCAGTGGACCTCCCCATTTTAGGTCACTCATTGGCAAATGTTTCAATAAATCTGATAATAT GTACCAGTATAAATTCTGTCCATTCTTCAATGTAACTCAGCATGAACTTTCTCTGAGATGGAATCCTTACAATGGTATACTCGG TGTATGGCAGGATTGGGAAATTGCTAACAATACATTTACAGCTATGTTACTAAAGGAAGGCGATAAATGTGGATCTATCTCACGTACATCACGA GTTGTCTTTGAATGTGCTCCAGAACACCAGCTAAAAAATGTTTCAGAACCTCGAACATGTGAATACCTATTTACATTCCAAACTCCTTTTGTATGTCATCCTAATGCAATGTTGGTTTACCCAACATTGGAGGACCATTTGAGAGATGCTTGGGATGAGCTCGAAGGACAATATGTTCGTGAAGAAATTACTAAGAAG GGGTACAACAAAGAACTGACCAAAATATTTCAGAGAGCTGGTTTTATTCAGACTGGTACAAAACCATTGAGTAAAAAATCAAGTGATATGCTATCAAGTAACAATAGCAATACTGGAAATAATCAATTCACTTCGCTTGAGCAATGTACTGCG ATGACAACGTGGCAAACACTTATCATTCTCCAAAAGCAAATGAG CTCAGTGCCTGGACACGTTACAAGTTTCCATTCTTTAAACAGAAGAGACCGAAACAATACTTTTGattgttaa
- the LOC115216232 gene encoding N-acetylglucosamine-1-phosphotransferase subunit gamma isoform X1, giving the protein MKTYVAVFLTLSCVLLLYLNCCDGKTFDVKLLEEPSGLWSHNEEDKPLVMQINPANFSGPPHFRSLIGKCFNKSDNMYQYKFCPFFNVTQHELSLRWNPYNGILGVWQDWEIANNTFTAMLLKEGDKCGSISRTSRVVFECAPEHQLKNVSEPRTCEYLFTFQTPFVCHPNAMLVYPTLEDHLRDAWDELEGQYVREEITKKGYNKELTKIFQRAGFIQTGTKPLSKKSSDMLSSNNSNTGNNQFTSLEQCTAAFNILQAEIEGLRTLLMLKEVKSNDNVANTYHSPKANELSAWTRYKFPFFKQKRPKQYF; this is encoded by the exons ATGGAAAAACCTTTGATGTAAAACTTCTGGAAGAACCTTCAGGTTTATG gaGTCATAATGAGGAAGACAAACCTCTGGTTATGCAAATAAATCCTGCCAACTTCAGTGGACCTCCCCATTTTAGGTCACTCATTGGCAAATGTTTCAATAAATCTGATAATAT GTACCAGTATAAATTCTGTCCATTCTTCAATGTAACTCAGCATGAACTTTCTCTGAGATGGAATCCTTACAATGGTATACTCGG TGTATGGCAGGATTGGGAAATTGCTAACAATACATTTACAGCTATGTTACTAAAGGAAGGCGATAAATGTGGATCTATCTCACGTACATCACGA GTTGTCTTTGAATGTGCTCCAGAACACCAGCTAAAAAATGTTTCAGAACCTCGAACATGTGAATACCTATTTACATTCCAAACTCCTTTTGTATGTCATCCTAATGCAATGTTGGTTTACCCAACATTGGAGGACCATTTGAGAGATGCTTGGGATGAGCTCGAAGGACAATATGTTCGTGAAGAAATTACTAAGAAG GGGTACAACAAAGAACTGACCAAAATATTTCAGAGAGCTGGTTTTATTCAGACTGGTACAAAACCATTGAGTAAAAAATCAAGTGATATGCTATCAAGTAACAATAGCAATACTGGAAATAATCAATTCACTTCGCTTGAGCAATGTACTGCG gCATTTAACATACTTCAAGCAGAAATTGAGGGTTTACGCACTCTACTAATGCTGAAGGAAGTGAAGAGTA ATGACAACGTGGCAAACACTTATCATTCTCCAAAAGCAAATGAG CTCAGTGCCTGGACACGTTACAAGTTTCCATTCTTTAAACAGAAGAGACCGAAACAATACTTTTGa